The sequence GGCCCCCAGTTTCTCGGGCCGGGGCGGCAGTTCGGAACTCGGTGTTCTGCCGCTTCTCTGGGGCACCTTCTATATCTCCATCGTGGCGCTCGCCGTAGCCGTGCCCATCGGCCTGTTCTCTGCCGTGTACCTCTCGGAATACGCAAGCCCCCGGGTCCGCGCCTTCGCCAAGCCGATGCTCGAAGTGCTGGCCGGTATCCCGACCATCGTCTACGGTCTCTTTGCCCTGCTGACGGTTGGCCCGCTTCTCCTGTCGCTCTTTGGCCGCGATGGCCTGGACTGGATGCAGGCGGGCACCGCCGTCATGACCGCGGGCCTTGTCATGGGAATCATGCTCATCCCGTTTGTCAGCTCCCTCAGCGACGACATCATCAACGCCGTACCGCAGGCCATGCGCGATGGCTCCTATGGCCTCGGTGCGACCAAATCGGAAACCATCCGCCAGGTGGTACTGCCCGCCGCGCTGCCCGGCATCGTGGGGGCCATCCTTCTGGCCGCCAGCCGCGCCATCGGTGAGACCATGATCGTGGTACTGGGGGCAGGGGCCGCGGCCAAGCTCAGCCTCAACCCCTTCGAGGCGATGACCACCGTCACCGCCAAGATCGTCAGCCAGCTGACCGGCGACGCCGATTTCGCCTCGCCCGAGGCACTCGTCGCCTTCGCCCTTGGCATGACCCTTTTCGTGATCACGCTGGGCCTCAATATCTTCGCCCTCTACATCGTGCGCAAATACCGGGAGCAGTACGAATGACCGACGCATCGCTCAATCCTTCGGCCGCCCCGCGCAAGGGCTCGCTCCACCAACAGGACGCCAATACCAAGCGCCGCAATCGCGCCGAGGCCCGGTTCAAGGGCTATGGCATCGCGGCAATTCTCGTGGGCCTGTTCTTCCTCGTGGTGCTTGCGGTCTCGATCATCCGCTCCGGCGCGCCCGCCTTCACCCGCACCGTGGTGGATGTCGATTTCACCATGAGCGCGGCACAGGTACAGGCCGCCGAAGGGGAGCTTTTCAAGACCAAGGCCTATCAAACGTCATTCATCGACTCGCTGAAATCCCAGCTTGATACACGGGGCATGGCGGTCAATGTCGACAACGCCGCCATCGAACGCCTTCTGGGCAAGATCGGTGGCGATCTGCGGACCTACTACAAGGAAAATCCCGACCAGATCGGCAAAGAGGTCTCGTTCCAGCTTCCGGCCTCGTCGCGGGTTGACCGCTACCTGAATGGTGACATCACCCGCGACAGCATTGAAGACAGCCGCTTCCTGATGAAATCCGACCTTGATCTTGTGGATGCGCTACAAGGGGCCGGGATCATCCGCGGTGCCTTCAACTGGACCTTCATCACCGGCACCGACTCAGGCGTGGACAACCCCGGCGGCGCAGGGCTTGGCGCCTCGGTGATCGGCTCGTTTTTCATGATGCTGGTGGTGCTGGCGCTGTCCCTGCCCATCGGCGTGGCCGCATCGATCTACCTTGAGGAATTCGCCCCGCAAAACAAGATCACCGACCTGATCGAGGTGAACATCTCGAACCTCGCCGCCGTGCCCTCGATCGTCTTCGGTATCCTCGGCCTCGCTGTCTTCATCCAGTTCATGCACCTGCCGCAGTCCGCGCCGCTGGTCGGTGGCCTCGTGCTGACGCTGATGACCCTGCCGACGATCATCATCTCGACCCGCGCCTCGCTCAAATCCGTGCCGCCCTCGATCCGCGATGCGGCGCTCGGGGTAGGGGCCTCGAAAATGCAGGCGGTGTTCCACCACGTCCTGCCGCTCGCCATGCCCGGCATCCTCACCGGCACCATCATCGGCCTGGCCCAGGCGCTTGGCGAAACCGCACCGCTGCTGCTGATCGGCATGGTCGGCTTTGTCGCCCGCGGCTACCCCGACGGCATCATGTCCGGCTTCACCGAGGCCAACTCCGCCATGCCCGCCCAGATCTACACCTGGGCCGCCCGCGCCGACGCCAGCTTCTACGAGAAGGCCTGGGGCGGGATCATCATCCTGCTGGCCTTCCTGCTCACCATGAATATCATCGCCATCATCCTGCGCCGCCGCTTCGAGCGCCGCTGGTAACCCAAGGGACCACACCCCATGTACGACGCACCAACCCTGGAGAGAACCGTGGCCAAAGACGACATCAAATTCGCCGCCCGCAAGGTGCAGGTCTACTACGGCGACACCCACGCCATCAAGGACGTGAACGTGGACATCGAAGACAAGACCGTCACCGCCTTCATCGGCCCCTCGGGCTGCGGTAAATCCACCTTCCTGCGCTGCCTCAACCGGATGAACGACACCATCGACGTCTGCCGCGTCGAAGGCGACATTCGCCTCGATGGCGAAGACATCTACGACAAGCGCGTCGACCCGGTGCAGCTGCGCGCCAAGGTGGGCATGGTGTTCCAGAAACCCAACCCGTTCCCCAAATCGATTTACGACAACGTCGCCTACGGCCCCAAGATCCACGGCATGGCGAAAAACAAGGCCGAACTGGACGAGATCGTCGAAAAGGCCCTGCGCCGCGGCGCCATCTGGGACGAGGTGAAAGACCGCCTCGACGCCCCCGGCACCGGCCTCTCGGGCGGGCAGCAACAGCGGCTCTGCATCGCCCGCGCCGTGGCCACCGAACCCGAAGTCCTGCTGATGGACGAACCCTGCTCGGCGCTCGACCCGATCGCCACCGCGCAGGTCGAGGAACTGATCGACGAGTTGCGCCAGAACTACTCGGTCGTGATCGTCACCCACTCCATGCAACAGGCCGCGCGGGTCAGCCAGAAAACCGCCTTCTTCCACCTCGGCAACCTCGTCGAATTCGGCGAAACGGGCCATATTTTCACCAACCCCGAGGATGAGCGCACCGAAAGCTACATCACCGGCCGGATCGGTTAAGGACATTTGAGATGAGCAACGACCAACATATCGCCTCCGCCTTCGATCGCGACCTCGAAACCATCCAGGCCCAGATCATGAAAATGGGCGGGCTGGTCGAAGAGGCGATCCTCAACGCTGCCAAATCGCTGGAAACCCGCGACGAGGAACTCGCCGAAGACGTCCGCAACCGGGACCGCGCCATCGATCTGCTCGAAGAGCAGATCAACGAGGAAGCCGCCCGCGTCATCGCCCTGCGCGCGCCCACCGCCATCGACCTGCGCCTGATCCTCTCGGTCATCAAGATCTCCGGCAACCTCGAACGCATCGGCGACTACGCCAAGAACATGGCAAAACGCACCACCGTCCTGTCGGGCATGCCACAGATCAGCGGCTCCACCGCCGCCCTGCGCCGCATGGCCCGCGAAGTCGAACGTATGCTGCGCGACGTGCTCGATTCCTACATTCAGCGCGACGCCGACCTCGCGCAGGACGTCATGCACCGTGACCACGATGTCGACCAGATGTACAATGCGCTGTTCCGCGAATTCATCACCTTCATGATGGAAGACCCGCGTAACATCACGCCCTGCATGCACCTGCATTTCATCGCCAAGAACACCGAACGCATGGGCGATCACGTCACCTCCATCGCCGAACAGGTGATCTACCTGGTCACCGGCGAAATGCCCGAGGATCCACGCCCCAAAAGCGACAAGACCTCGGTCAACCCGGAATATTCCGAGCCGAAAGAGTAAGAATCAGGAAGCCCAAGCATGTCCTCCGATCAACCCACCGTCCTTCTCGTCGAGGATGAACCGGCACAACGCGAAGTGCTGGCCTACAACCTCGAAGCCGAAGGGTTCCGCGTCTCCCGCGCGGAAAACGGCGAAGAGGCCCTGATGCTCGTCGAGGAAGGCGCCCCGGACCTCATCGTGCTGGATTGGATGCTGCCCAATGTCTCCGGTATCGAGGTCTGCCGCCAACTCAAGACACGCTCGGACACCCGCGGCGTGCCGATCATCATGCTCTCGGCCCGCTCCGAGGAGGTGGACCGCGTGCGCGGCTTGGAAACCGGGGCAGACGACTACGTGGTGAAACCCTATTCCGTGGTCGAACTCATGGCCCGGGTGCGCGCCCAACTGCGCCGCACCCGGCCCAGTACCGTGGGCGAGCGTCTGGAATACGAAGACATCGTACTCGATTCCGAAACCCACCGCGTCACCCGTGACGGCAAGGACCTCAAGCTCGGCCCGACCGAGTTCCGCCTGCTCTCCACCTTCATGGAAAAACCCGGCCGCGTCTGGAGCCGCGAGCAACTGCTCGACCGGGTCTGGGGCCGCGACATCTATGTCGACACCCGCACCGTCGATGTCCACATCGGGCGGTTGCGCAAGGCACTCAGCAAACACGGCGGCGGCGATCCGCTGCGCACGGTGCGCGGCGCAGGCTACGCCCTGGGCTAAGAGGATTTTCGTACGACTCGTACGAAACGGTTTCGCTCCATCCCGATTTTCGTACGAAACCCGGGGGACAAGCGTACGACTCGTACGAAACACGCCCTACAGCAGGGTCTTGCAAAATTCGTATGTCGGGCGCCTGCGCCTATATGATCTTTTTGCAAAACCCAAAGGCCGCGCTTGATCTCATGCGTGGGATATCGGGTATTTTTACCAAGAAAAAGCGGGGTTGGTTTTTTCTTGGGCCAAATACCCTGGGGGAGGCGCCCGAAGGGCGGCGGGGGCGAAGCCCCCAAAACCTTTCATCGGGGCAGGGAGTCCTCCTCCTCAGTCTGTGTCGCCAGCCAATCGCGGAACTTGGCGAGCGCCGCATCGCGGGATTTCTCGACCGGCCAGACAAGGTGATAGGCCCCGGGGCTTTGCGTAGGCCCACCCCAGGCCCGCACCAGTCGGCCCGTGGCCAAATCCTGCTCGGCTAGGTAATCCGGCAACAGCGCCACACCCAGCCCGTGCAAGGCCGCCTGCGTGATGGTTGAAAACTGATCATAGATCGTGCCGGTCACCTGCACGCCGTCGATACCATGCGCGGCAAACCATGCCGGCCAGGCCTCGGGCCGGGTTTCGATGTGCAACAGCGGCAGGCGCAATAAATCCTTCGGCTCCGCTGGGCTATACTCCCGCCGCAACTCCGGCGCACAAACGGCCACCACCGCCTCGGATTTCAACCGCATGGCCTGCGTTCCCGGCCAGTCGGCCTGCCCGAAATGTATCGCTGCATCAAAGGCTTCCGTGGCAAAGTTAAAGGGCATCAGCCGGGTGGACAGGTTGATCGTCACCTCCGGGTGACGGCGTGCGAAATCCGCCAGTCTCGGCACCAGCCAGCGCATCCCGAAGGTGGGCAGAATGGCCAGGTCAAGGCTGCCCCCCGCCGGGTTTACCGTCAGTTTCATCGAGGCTTGGCTGATCTTCTGCAAGGCTCCGCGTACCTCGGTTGCATAATCGCGCGCCTCGGGCGTCAGCCAGATGCGGCGGCCTTCGCGGATGATCATCTCCACGCCCAACTGGCTTTCCAGCGTCTGTAATTGGCGGCTCACGGCGCTTTGGCTCAGGTTGAGTTCTTCTGCCGCCGCCGTGGCGCTGCCCAGGCGGTCCAAGGCTTCCAGCGCGCGCAGCGCGGTGGTGGAGGGCAAGAAGCGGCGGGCAGGGGGCATATATGCGGTTTCCTCATGAATGCTTGCAGATTTCGCGTTATTTCTTAGCGGATAGTTAAGGTATCGTACAGGAAACACGCAATTTACGCATAAGGAGCCCGTTAAATGAGCCTCGACGCCCCGAAACTCGCCCCCAAGGACAAGCCCGATCTAGGCTCTTTCGACTGGGCCGATCCGTTTTATCTTGAAAATCAACTGCTTGAAGAAGAGCGGATGATCGCCCAAAGCGCCCGTACCTTCGCGCAGGAAAATCTTCAGCCCCGTGTGATCCGCGCCTACGCCGACGAGGCCACCGACCCCGAGATCTTCCGCGAGATGGGCGAAATGGGCCTTCTCGGGACCACGATACCAGAGGAATATGGTGGATTATCAGCCGGTTACGTCAGTTACGGCCTCGTCGCCCGCGAGATCGAGCGCGTCGATTCCGGCTACCGCTCCATGATGAGCGTCCAGTCTTCTTTGGTGATGTACCCCATCTATGCCTACGGCAGTGAAGACCAACGCGCTAAGTACTTGCCAGGATTGGCAAAAGGCGAGTTGATCGGTTGTTTCGGCCTCACCGAACCCGACGCCGGATCGGACCCCGCGGCCATGAAAACCCGTGCCGAAAAAATCGACGGCGGCTATCGAATCACCGGCTCCAAGATGTGGATATCTAATTCCCCCATCGCCGATGTTTTCGTCATCTGGGCCAAGTCCGAGTCGCATGATGGCAAGATTCGCGGCTTCGTTCTCGAGAAGGGGATGAAAGGCCTCAGTGCGCCGAAAATCCAAGGAAAACAAAGCCTTCGCGCCTCAATCACGGGTGAAATCGTCATGGATGGCGTCGAGGTAGGAGAGGAGGCCCTGCTGCCCAACGTCGAAGGGCTCAAAGGGCCGTTCGGCTGCCTGAACCGCGCCCGCTATGGCATCGCATGGGGTGTCATGGGGGCCGCCGAATTCTGTTGGCACGCCGCCCGCCAATACGGTTTGGATCGGCAGCAATTCCGCCGCCCATTGGCCCAGACCCAACTCTTTCAGAAAAAGCTTGCCGATATGCAAACAGAAATCGCCCTGGGCCTTCAGGCGACGTTAAGGGTTGGTCGACTCATGGACGAGGCCAGTGCAGCCCCCGAGATGATTTCGCTGATTAAGCGCAACAACTGCGGCAAGGCGCTCGACATCGCCCGAATGGCGCGCGACATGCATGGCGGAAACGGAATTTCCGAGGAATTCCAAGTCATTAGGCATATGATGAACCTTGAAACCGTCAACACCTACGAGGGCACACATGACGTGCACGCCCTCATACTTGGCCGCGCGCAAACCGGGCTTCAGGCGTTTTTCTGAACCTGCCTCTTGCCTTGGGCGACAAGGTCGGTACCTTGCCGCCCAAGCATCACGACAGGCTTGACCATGCAGACAACTCCAGATCGACCATTCGCGCAGGCGCAGCCATGAAAGGGCTCGAAACCCTCTGGAGCGAAACCACCACCGAGACGTTTACCGCCTCGCCGCTCCAAGGCGATGAAACCGCTGATATAGCCATCATCGGAGGCGGTTTCACAGGCTGTTCAGCCGCTCTTGAAGCTGCGGGGCAGGGTGCGCGCGTCACGCTGATCGAGGCCCAAACCATCGGGCATGGGGGCTCGGGCCGTAACGTCGGACTCGTGAATGCCGGTCTCTGGCTGCCGCCCGACGAGGTCTGCAAGATTCTTGGTGACGAGGCCGGAGAACACCTGAACCGGGTTCTGGCCGAAGCGCCAGAGGCCGTTTTTAAATTGATTTATCAGCATGATATCGCCTGTGAAGCGAAGCGAAACGGCACTTTGCACCTTGCACATGCGGCCAAGGGCATGTCGGAGTTGGAAACCCGGCATGGTCAGATGGCGAAACGTGGCGCTCCCGTCGCGCTGCTTGATGCACGTGAGGCGCAGGCGCGAACAGGGACAGAGCACGTCCACGGCGCACTCCATGACGCGCGTGCCGGAACGATCCAGCCTTTGGCCTATGCAAAGGGCCTTGCCCGGGCCGCACAGGAGCAGGGCGCCCGGATCTACGAGGGCACACCCGCGCTTTCAGCGATGCGGCATGGTGAGCAATGGAAGATCATCACTCCAAGCGGCACGATCCGGGCCAAGTCACTCCTGATGGCAACAAATGCTTATCACACCAACATTCAGAACATGATCGCTCCAAAGGCCTCACGGGTTAATTTCTTCCAACTGGCCACGGCGCCATTGGGCGACAATATCGCGGGTGATATCCTGCGTGGCGGCGAAGGATGCTGGGATACCGGGTTGATCATGTCATCAGTCCGTCGCGACACTTCGGGCCGGATCATACTTGGCGGAATGGGCGATGATGCGGCGGTGCAGGCCAATTGGGCACGGCGAAAGTTAACCAAGTTGTTCCCACAGCTCAAAGACGCCGAAATAACCCATGCTTGGGCCGGACGCATTTCAATGACCTTTGACCATTTGCCGCGCATCTTGCGTTTCGGCCCGAACGCCTTTGCGGTGTTTGGATATTCTGGGCGTGGTATCGCACCCGGTACTCTGTTTGGTGCCACCACAGCACGTGCACTGCTTGACGGTGATGACAGCGTCTTACCGGTGGTCCCGGTGGATAGGCACCGCGAAAGTCTTACGGAGATCAAATCAACAATTTTCGAAGCAGGGGCGCGATTGAGACACATGATCGAGGGGCGGCTATAATTCCAAATCCTCTAACCAGTAATACGCATAATCAGTATTATGTTAATATTCATCCACATCAAAACCCCAAACATGCAAAAAAGACTTCAGTAATAAGCGCAAGGTCTTAGCTCGTTTACCTAAAGCAACTGGACGCGGATACGCCCCACGGTTTATCACGGGTAACAAAGGGATGGTGAAACGCATGACCTCAATTCTGATCCTCAATGGTCCCAACCTCAATCTGCTGGGTACACGTCAGCCCGAGGTTTACGGCCACACCACGCTGGATGACATCAAGGCGCTCTGTACTCAGGCGGCCAAAGATCTCGGCTGTCGTATTGTCTTCGAGCAGAGTAATTCTGAAGGCGCGCTCATCGACATGATCCATGCCGCGCGTGGAACGCACGATGGTATCATCCTGAATGCCGGGGCCTATACTCACACATCTATCGCTCTCATGGATGCCCTCGCCTCGGTTGAACTGCCCGCGATCGAGCTGCATCTCTCGAACATCCATGCCCGCGAGGACTTCAGGCATACGTCCTATATTTCGAAAGTGGCACTTGGAGTGATCTGTGGCTTCGGCGCCCAAGGCTACCCACTGGCGATTCGTGCGCTTCACGATCATTTGGTGTGATGCATGATTGACCCGGGCCGATTGAACGCACTCCTCAACACGCCCGGGCTCGAATCCCTTTGGGATATGCATTGCCGCCAAATGGCGGAGTTTGGCTTCGATCGCTTGCTTTATGGGTTCACCCGGTACCGTACGGCGACAACACTTGGCGATCCCGAGGATTTTGTCCTGCTGACAAACCACGCCCCGGAGTATACCGAAGGTTTTATTGAAGGCCGGCTTTATGCCGATGCGCCAATGGTCAAGTGGGCGCTGGAAAACGACGGTGCCTGCTCTTGGTCGCATATCAGAACTCTG comes from Roseovarius bejariae and encodes:
- the pstC gene encoding phosphate ABC transporter permease subunit PstC; protein product: MPLFWLIMIVLAIATAGFMLGRQRSLATAGGDNRKLHSLPSYYGWNVALKAAVPALLVVIVWLLAQPLYVGSTVASMIPDQAIPENASRGLVMAEVRRTAEGLDNAVAEGLMTEDFARDLRADITDVTQRLKDAGQIVTSEVTQPILNAAQKYRVMNATGNLWMTIVVIALSLAGCLWGLKETHFDFRARNVVEQGIRAILVGAASIAILTTVGIVLSLVFNTIEFFRLYPAWDFFTGTSWAPSFSGRGGSSELGVLPLLWGTFYISIVALAVAVPIGLFSAVYLSEYASPRVRAFAKPMLEVLAGIPTIVYGLFALLTVGPLLLSLFGRDGLDWMQAGTAVMTAGLVMGIMLIPFVSSLSDDIINAVPQAMRDGSYGLGATKSETIRQVVLPAALPGIVGAILLAASRAIGETMIVVLGAGAAAKLSLNPFEAMTTVTAKIVSQLTGDADFASPEALVAFALGMTLFVITLGLNIFALYIVRKYREQYE
- the pstA gene encoding phosphate ABC transporter permease PstA, producing MTDASLNPSAAPRKGSLHQQDANTKRRNRAEARFKGYGIAAILVGLFFLVVLAVSIIRSGAPAFTRTVVDVDFTMSAAQVQAAEGELFKTKAYQTSFIDSLKSQLDTRGMAVNVDNAAIERLLGKIGGDLRTYYKENPDQIGKEVSFQLPASSRVDRYLNGDITRDSIEDSRFLMKSDLDLVDALQGAGIIRGAFNWTFITGTDSGVDNPGGAGLGASVIGSFFMMLVVLALSLPIGVAASIYLEEFAPQNKITDLIEVNISNLAAVPSIVFGILGLAVFIQFMHLPQSAPLVGGLVLTLMTLPTIIISTRASLKSVPPSIRDAALGVGASKMQAVFHHVLPLAMPGILTGTIIGLAQALGETAPLLLIGMVGFVARGYPDGIMSGFTEANSAMPAQIYTWAARADASFYEKAWGGIIILLAFLLTMNIIAIILRRRFERRW
- the pstB gene encoding phosphate ABC transporter ATP-binding protein PstB, with product MYDAPTLERTVAKDDIKFAARKVQVYYGDTHAIKDVNVDIEDKTVTAFIGPSGCGKSTFLRCLNRMNDTIDVCRVEGDIRLDGEDIYDKRVDPVQLRAKVGMVFQKPNPFPKSIYDNVAYGPKIHGMAKNKAELDEIVEKALRRGAIWDEVKDRLDAPGTGLSGGQQQRLCIARAVATEPEVLLMDEPCSALDPIATAQVEELIDELRQNYSVVIVTHSMQQAARVSQKTAFFHLGNLVEFGETGHIFTNPEDERTESYITGRIG
- the phoU gene encoding phosphate signaling complex protein PhoU, whose product is MSNDQHIASAFDRDLETIQAQIMKMGGLVEEAILNAAKSLETRDEELAEDVRNRDRAIDLLEEQINEEAARVIALRAPTAIDLRLILSVIKISGNLERIGDYAKNMAKRTTVLSGMPQISGSTAALRRMAREVERMLRDVLDSYIQRDADLAQDVMHRDHDVDQMYNALFREFITFMMEDPRNITPCMHLHFIAKNTERMGDHVTSIAEQVIYLVTGEMPEDPRPKSDKTSVNPEYSEPKE
- the phoB gene encoding phosphate regulon transcriptional regulator PhoB, which produces MSSDQPTVLLVEDEPAQREVLAYNLEAEGFRVSRAENGEEALMLVEEGAPDLIVLDWMLPNVSGIEVCRQLKTRSDTRGVPIIMLSARSEEVDRVRGLETGADDYVVKPYSVVELMARVRAQLRRTRPSTVGERLEYEDIVLDSETHRVTRDGKDLKLGPTEFRLLSTFMEKPGRVWSREQLLDRVWGRDIYVDTRTVDVHIGRLRKALSKHGGGDPLRTVRGAGYALG
- a CDS encoding LysR family transcriptional regulator; this encodes MPPARRFLPSTTALRALEALDRLGSATAAAEELNLSQSAVSRQLQTLESQLGVEMIIREGRRIWLTPEARDYATEVRGALQKISQASMKLTVNPAGGSLDLAILPTFGMRWLVPRLADFARRHPEVTINLSTRLMPFNFATEAFDAAIHFGQADWPGTQAMRLKSEAVVAVCAPELRREYSPAEPKDLLRLPLLHIETRPEAWPAWFAAHGIDGVQVTGTIYDQFSTITQAALHGLGVALLPDYLAEQDLATGRLVRAWGGPTQSPGAYHLVWPVEKSRDAALAKFRDWLATQTEEEDSLPR
- a CDS encoding acyl-CoA dehydrogenase, producing MSLDAPKLAPKDKPDLGSFDWADPFYLENQLLEEERMIAQSARTFAQENLQPRVIRAYADEATDPEIFREMGEMGLLGTTIPEEYGGLSAGYVSYGLVAREIERVDSGYRSMMSVQSSLVMYPIYAYGSEDQRAKYLPGLAKGELIGCFGLTEPDAGSDPAAMKTRAEKIDGGYRITGSKMWISNSPIADVFVIWAKSESHDGKIRGFVLEKGMKGLSAPKIQGKQSLRASITGEIVMDGVEVGEEALLPNVEGLKGPFGCLNRARYGIAWGVMGAAEFCWHAARQYGLDRQQFRRPLAQTQLFQKKLADMQTEIALGLQATLRVGRLMDEASAAPEMISLIKRNNCGKALDIARMARDMHGGNGISEEFQVIRHMMNLETVNTYEGTHDVHALILGRAQTGLQAFF
- a CDS encoding NAD(P)/FAD-dependent oxidoreductase gives rise to the protein MKGLETLWSETTTETFTASPLQGDETADIAIIGGGFTGCSAALEAAGQGARVTLIEAQTIGHGGSGRNVGLVNAGLWLPPDEVCKILGDEAGEHLNRVLAEAPEAVFKLIYQHDIACEAKRNGTLHLAHAAKGMSELETRHGQMAKRGAPVALLDAREAQARTGTEHVHGALHDARAGTIQPLAYAKGLARAAQEQGARIYEGTPALSAMRHGEQWKIITPSGTIRAKSLLMATNAYHTNIQNMIAPKASRVNFFQLATAPLGDNIAGDILRGGEGCWDTGLIMSSVRRDTSGRIILGGMGDDAAVQANWARRKLTKLFPQLKDAEITHAWAGRISMTFDHLPRILRFGPNAFAVFGYSGRGIAPGTLFGATTARALLDGDDSVLPVVPVDRHRESLTEIKSTIFEAGARLRHMIEGRL
- the aroQ gene encoding type II 3-dehydroquinate dehydratase; its protein translation is MTSILILNGPNLNLLGTRQPEVYGHTTLDDIKALCTQAAKDLGCRIVFEQSNSEGALIDMIHAARGTHDGIILNAGAYTHTSIALMDALASVELPAIELHLSNIHAREDFRHTSYISKVALGVICGFGAQGYPLAIRALHDHLV